A window of Mucilaginibacter paludis DSM 18603 contains these coding sequences:
- a CDS encoding YajQ family cyclic di-GMP-binding protein codes for MPSFDIVSKIDAQTLDNAINNAKKEILNRFDFHGSKSTIELDKKTNEVTVVTEDDMRLKAIEGSIISRMVKQSLDPNALDFGEEQYASGNMIRKSIKIKEGIEKEAAKKIVKKIKDSGLKVQASIMDDQVRVTAKKIDDLQAVISLCRTEDFGQPLQYINMRN; via the coding sequence ATGCCATCATTTGATATTGTGAGCAAAATTGATGCTCAAACGCTTGATAATGCTATCAATAATGCAAAAAAAGAAATACTGAACCGTTTTGATTTTCACGGATCAAAAAGCACCATCGAACTGGATAAAAAAACAAACGAGGTAACTGTGGTTACTGAAGATGATATGCGCTTAAAAGCCATTGAGGGCTCCATTATCAGCCGGATGGTTAAACAATCGCTTGATCCTAATGCCCTCGATTTTGGTGAGGAGCAATATGCTTCGGGCAACATGATCCGTAAGTCGATCAAAATAAAGGAAGGGATTGAGAAGGAGGCTGCCAAAAAGATAGTAAAGAAAATAAAAGACAGCGGACTAAAAGTGCAGGCTTCCATTATGGACGACCAGGTTAGAGTAACTGCAAAAAAAATAGACGACCTGCAAGCCGTAATCAGCCTTTGCCGCACCGAAGATTTTGGCCAACCGCTGCAATATATTAATATGCGCAATTAA